One stretch of Cohnella algarum DNA includes these proteins:
- a CDS encoding ATP-binding protein, which yields MADPQGAERRTLVGRTAETALLERHLERLLQGEGGVVCLMGEAGIGKSLLLRQAQLEAEGRGATVLYGEADAIEQRTPYYPWRSLFVTLLRLAAAPEGSELRYEQALRIIHEATEDSRHLVPLLSEVLPFEIPDNEWTRQMTGQIRADNLHALVIRLMKRFMGDAPFVLMLDDAHWIDSSTWALLFAVSQQLPQALLLVASRPDGEHQHLRDLPLLKLPSATVIRLGELSPDETFELIANRLGVSRLSEAVGSFISEKAEGHPFFIEELAYALRDSGFIEIENGECRFARQTDDLRELDFPTTIQGIIRSRIDRLPADEQLVLKVASVIGRAFPYYALHGTMPMPTEHDRLEGHLDRLTEASLTLREEGETEPSYLFKHVITQQVSYNMLVHSQRKQLHRALAVWYEKRHADASSLYGVLAYHWSRAEQPDKTVYYLEKVGLQALRTGAYKEAVHVFSELVNGQAVPASAETSARWHRLLGEAYMGIGDMAQASERIGQALTLHGRSAASTSKQFKRDVAAQVVRQLVHRTLPSRFIEKPAGSRELLLEQALCHWRLAEIAFFSNMAADNLYHSLHAINLAERAGPSAELAQISGNMCVTAGIMSLHPLAKAYIKQATQAAERTDDLSAKAWVSMDLSLYYIGIGQWFLSKRYSEQSMGIYEKMGDRRYWEASSYLMVKALAYHDADFGKSSALAEAIYSSGRASGNAQAQSWGLLALAENALYEGRAEDAIRHLTEAEALIPVNIGRTEEIRLYNLSALAYIKTGRAEQAKHYAGLGLPLTTASKPTTYYAFDGYAALVEALLALWNSPGEDRAYYRSSLGEAMKSLEGFAKVFPIALPRFHAFAGIVAGCEGDFGKARKSWSRSLRLARKLVMPYEIGWTEAEIRRFTP from the coding sequence CTGGCGGACCCGCAGGGCGCCGAACGCCGGACGCTCGTCGGAAGAACGGCCGAAACCGCGCTGCTGGAGCGGCATCTGGAGCGCCTCCTCCAAGGAGAAGGCGGCGTGGTCTGCCTGATGGGCGAAGCCGGCATCGGCAAATCCCTCCTGCTCCGGCAGGCGCAGCTCGAAGCGGAAGGAAGAGGCGCGACCGTTCTATACGGGGAGGCCGACGCCATCGAACAGCGGACGCCTTATTATCCTTGGCGGAGCCTTTTCGTTACGCTGCTGCGCCTGGCCGCGGCGCCCGAAGGTTCGGAGCTTCGCTACGAGCAGGCGCTTCGCATCATCCATGAAGCGACGGAAGATTCGCGGCATCTGGTTCCGCTGCTTTCGGAGGTGCTGCCGTTCGAAATCCCGGACAACGAGTGGACTCGCCAGATGACCGGTCAAATACGCGCGGACAATCTGCACGCGCTCGTCATCCGGCTGATGAAGCGGTTTATGGGCGATGCGCCCTTCGTTCTGATGCTGGATGACGCCCATTGGATCGACTCGTCCACTTGGGCGCTGCTGTTCGCCGTGTCGCAGCAACTGCCGCAAGCGCTCCTTCTCGTCGCTTCGCGGCCGGACGGCGAGCATCAGCATCTGCGCGACCTGCCGTTGCTGAAGCTGCCCTCGGCGACCGTCATTCGGCTTGGTGAGCTGTCGCCTGACGAGACGTTCGAGCTGATCGCCAATCGGCTGGGCGTCTCCCGCCTGTCGGAAGCCGTCGGCAGCTTCATCTCGGAAAAGGCGGAAGGCCACCCGTTCTTCATCGAAGAATTGGCCTACGCCTTGCGCGACAGCGGGTTCATCGAAATCGAGAACGGCGAATGCCGCTTCGCCAGGCAGACGGACGATCTGCGGGAGCTGGATTTCCCGACGACCATACAAGGCATCATCCGGAGCCGCATCGATCGCCTGCCGGCGGACGAACAGCTTGTCTTGAAAGTGGCGAGCGTCATCGGAAGGGCGTTCCCTTACTACGCCTTGCACGGCACGATGCCCATGCCGACCGAGCATGACCGGCTCGAGGGCCATTTGGACCGTCTGACCGAAGCCAGCCTGACGCTGCGGGAGGAAGGCGAAACGGAACCGTCGTATTTGTTCAAACATGTCATTACGCAGCAGGTCAGCTACAACATGCTCGTTCATTCCCAGCGGAAGCAGCTTCACCGCGCGCTGGCGGTCTGGTATGAGAAGCGGCACGCCGATGCGTCCTCCCTTTACGGCGTGCTGGCCTATCATTGGTCCAGGGCGGAGCAGCCCGACAAGACGGTCTATTATTTGGAAAAAGTCGGACTGCAGGCACTGCGCACCGGAGCTTACAAAGAAGCGGTTCATGTGTTTTCCGAATTGGTGAACGGCCAAGCGGTTCCGGCGTCCGCGGAAACTTCCGCCCGCTGGCACCGGCTGCTTGGGGAAGCTTACATGGGCATCGGGGATATGGCTCAGGCATCGGAGCGGATCGGCCAGGCCTTAACGCTGCACGGACGCTCTGCGGCTTCGACTTCGAAGCAATTCAAAAGAGACGTGGCCGCCCAGGTCGTTCGCCAGCTCGTTCACCGTACGCTGCCTTCCCGTTTTATCGAAAAACCGGCCGGAAGCCGCGAGTTGCTGCTTGAGCAGGCGCTCTGCCACTGGCGGTTGGCCGAGATCGCGTTTTTTTCCAATATGGCGGCGGACAACCTTTATCATTCGCTGCATGCCATCAACCTGGCGGAACGGGCCGGACCCTCGGCCGAGCTGGCCCAGATTTCCGGCAACATGTGCGTAACCGCCGGCATTATGTCCCTGCACCCGCTTGCCAAAGCTTATATCAAGCAGGCGACGCAAGCGGCGGAACGGACGGACGATCTGTCGGCCAAAGCCTGGGTCAGCATGGACCTTTCGCTTTACTATATCGGAATCGGACAATGGTTCCTTTCCAAGCGGTATTCCGAGCAATCGATGGGCATCTATGAAAAAATGGGGGACCGGCGCTATTGGGAGGCCTCGTCCTACCTGATGGTGAAGGCGCTGGCGTATCATGACGCGGATTTCGGGAAGAGCTCCGCCCTCGCCGAAGCGATTTATTCATCCGGCCGGGCCAGCGGGAACGCCCAGGCCCAATCGTGGGGATTGCTGGCGCTGGCCGAAAACGCCCTCTACGAAGGCCGGGCGGAGGACGCGATCCGTCATCTGACGGAAGCCGAGGCGCTGATTCCGGTCAACATCGGCCGAACGGAAGAAATTCGCCTTTACAATTTGTCGGCTTTGGCTTATATAAAGACGGGTCGAGCGGAGCAGGCGAAGCATTACGCGGGTCTGGGCCTCCCGCTGACGACCGCCTCCAAGCCGACGACGTACTACGCCTTCGACGGATACGCGGCGCTGGTGGAAGCGCTGCTCGCCCTCTGGAATTCGCCCGGCGAGGACCGCGCTTATTACCGCTCCTCGCTCGGCGAAGCGATGAAATCGCTGGAAGGGTTCGCCAAGGTGTTCCCGATCGCCCTTCCGCGTTTTCATGCTTTTGCGGGCATCGTCGCCGGATGCGAAGGCGACTTCGGCAAAGCCCGCAAAAGCTGGAGCCGCAGCCTGCGGCTGGCCCGGAAGCTGGTCATGCCTTACGAAATCGGCTGGACGGAGGCGGAAATCCGGCGCTTTACCCCTTGA
- a CDS encoding metallophosphoesterase, translating into MDIVAGIAFIAVYALIVFYIGWSGWSWMKPKVSRRFRVVYVVALIFLAASFMLARVFEGSILLGVIGSYWLALFSLLVMLLPVAHLLVWLTRLTRIPRHRVHKWAGWLTLTALAALLGFGSFNAFSPVVRTYDIRIDKQGPASGTLSVAMASDMHFNYLSNKRHAQRLVDEINRLKPDLVLFPGDIVDDDIVPYRNQGIGEVLARIQAPYGVYASLGNHDRFRGETEELIALLEESGMRVLYDEAVEVNDWLTIVGRKDYSDGERAGLAQLTEGVDREDALFLLEHQPVEFDIASEQGVDLIVSGHTHRGQIAPGHLITQMLFENDWGYLQKEQLHSVVSSGFGFWGPPIRIGSRSEVVLINVSFANAPSN; encoded by the coding sequence ATGGACATTGTCGCCGGAATTGCGTTTATCGCCGTCTACGCATTGATCGTGTTTTACATCGGCTGGAGCGGCTGGTCGTGGATGAAGCCGAAGGTGTCGCGCCGGTTCCGGGTCGTTTACGTCGTCGCGCTGATTTTTCTCGCCGCGTCCTTCATGCTGGCGCGGGTATTCGAAGGCTCGATTTTGCTTGGCGTCATCGGTTCATACTGGCTGGCGTTGTTCAGTCTGCTCGTCATGCTGCTTCCCGTCGCGCATCTGCTCGTCTGGCTGACAAGGCTGACGCGGATTCCGCGCCATCGCGTACATAAATGGGCGGGCTGGCTTACGCTGACGGCGCTGGCGGCGCTCCTCGGATTCGGCAGCTTCAACGCCTTCAGCCCGGTCGTCCGCACCTACGATATTCGGATCGACAAGCAGGGGCCCGCCAGCGGAACGCTATCCGTCGCCATGGCCTCGGACATGCACTTCAACTATTTGTCGAACAAGCGACATGCGCAGCGGCTCGTCGACGAAATCAACCGGCTGAAGCCCGATCTTGTTTTATTCCCGGGCGACATCGTCGACGACGACATCGTCCCTTACCGGAACCAGGGAATCGGGGAGGTGCTGGCGCGGATTCAGGCTCCGTACGGCGTTTACGCATCGCTTGGCAACCATGACCGGTTTCGCGGGGAAACGGAGGAACTGATCGCGCTGCTCGAAGAAAGCGGCATGCGGGTGCTTTACGACGAAGCCGTCGAGGTAAACGATTGGCTGACGATCGTCGGCCGCAAAGATTACAGCGACGGGGAGCGGGCCGGGCTGGCGCAGCTGACGGAGGGCGTCGATCGCGAGGACGCGTTGTTTTTGCTGGAGCATCAGCCGGTCGAATTCGACATCGCGAGCGAGCAGGGCGTCGATCTGATCGTATCCGGGCATACCCATCGCGGGCAAATCGCGCCCGGACACCTCATTACGCAAATGCTGTTCGAAAACGACTGGGGCTATCTGCAGAAAGAGCAGCTGCATTCCGTCGTTTCGTCCGGCTTCGGCTTTTGGGGGCCGCCCATCCGAATCGGTTCGCGTTCGGAAGTCGTGCTAATCAACGTCTCCTTCGCGAATGCGCCGTCCAACTAA
- a CDS encoding adenylate/guanylate cyclase domain-containing protein yields MLFVDISGFSALSKRLTEQGAGGTERISLILNACFDTMIAAIDRAGGEVIKFAGDALLAVWKEEADRDPASCVRKAAECGLFLQRALHRREMLPGLPLSLRVCLSAGRIEACPVDGSGRGLELVLAGEPFVQLRACSPHTEAGKVLLSEEAYARVRHQCEAEPSPGGGGAFVARFHAGAEAGTETALDSAEASGPFPAGESGRVDWEAEMRTVSVLFIHLPDFHERLDAGRLRQTAEAIRLAAEQHGATVHKLSLDDKGCSAIAATGLPAYTHENDAARAVKTAMAVRQRLTELGAGFSIGLATGLVFYGSIGNASKREFTKIGDTMNLAARLMQLAPAGTVLCDSATCEAAGPAIRFQAAETVHPKGMPGPIKVYSPSAWRTRRAPNAGRSSEERPKPRCWSGIWSASSKEKAAWSA; encoded by the coding sequence ATGCTGTTCGTCGATATTTCGGGCTTTTCCGCACTGAGCAAGCGGCTCACCGAGCAGGGCGCGGGCGGCACCGAAAGAATCTCGCTTATTCTCAATGCCTGCTTCGATACGATGATCGCGGCCATCGACCGGGCGGGAGGCGAGGTTATCAAATTTGCGGGCGACGCTCTCTTGGCGGTCTGGAAGGAAGAAGCCGATCGCGATCCGGCTTCCTGCGTGCGGAAGGCGGCGGAGTGCGGACTGTTCCTTCAGCGGGCGCTGCATCGGCGGGAAATGCTTCCCGGCCTTCCGCTCTCGCTCCGCGTTTGCCTGAGCGCGGGCCGGATCGAAGCCTGCCCGGTCGACGGCAGCGGACGCGGACTCGAGCTCGTGCTCGCGGGCGAGCCTTTCGTTCAACTGCGCGCCTGCAGCCCGCACACGGAAGCCGGCAAAGTGCTGCTGTCCGAAGAGGCTTATGCGCGAGTCCGGCATCAATGCGAGGCCGAGCCTTCTCCGGGCGGCGGGGGAGCTTTCGTCGCGCGTTTTCATGCCGGCGCGGAAGCCGGAACGGAAACGGCGCTCGATTCCGCCGAAGCATCCGGTCCGTTTCCGGCGGGGGAATCCGGACGCGTAGACTGGGAAGCCGAAATGCGGACCGTTTCCGTTCTGTTTATCCATCTACCGGACTTCCACGAGCGTCTCGACGCCGGACGTCTCCGGCAGACGGCGGAAGCGATTCGGTTGGCCGCGGAGCAGCATGGGGCAACCGTTCACAAGCTCAGTCTCGACGACAAGGGCTGCTCGGCGATCGCGGCAACCGGCCTGCCGGCTTATACCCACGAAAACGACGCCGCCCGCGCCGTCAAAACGGCGATGGCCGTCCGGCAGCGGCTGACGGAGCTCGGCGCCGGGTTTTCGATCGGGCTGGCCACCGGACTCGTCTTTTACGGTTCCATAGGCAATGCGAGCAAACGTGAATTTACGAAGATCGGGGACACGATGAATCTGGCGGCGCGCCTTATGCAGCTGGCCCCGGCCGGAACCGTTCTGTGCGACTCCGCGACATGCGAAGCCGCGGGCCCGGCGATCCGGTTTCAGGCCGCGGAAACGGTTCATCCCAAGGGGATGCCCGGTCCGATAAAGGTCTATTCCCCCTCGGCCTGGCGGACCCGCAGGGCGCCGAACGCCGGACGCTCGTCGGAAGAACGGCCGAAACCGCGCTGCTGGAGCGGCATCTGGAGCGCCTCCTCCAAGGAGAAGGCGGCGTGGTCTGCCTGA
- a CDS encoding putative holin-like toxin has protein sequence MPVEVYQALTLMISFATLVVFFLSFHKKK, from the coding sequence ATGCCTGTGGAGGTCTACCAAGCATTGACGCTGATGATTTCATTCGCGACATTGGTTGTGTTTTTCCTTTCCTTCCACAAAAAGAAATAG
- a CDS encoding glycoside hydrolase family 44 protein: MMEATKTLRRKRWAAAAAAWLLLITGVFLPPERQEAHANAAIQAAVTTEAPEVDPGASTTFYVDVASSESAAILVDLEVFDASFKQRAQLIVDPVHVEAGETKRVPIIWNVPASMPEGSYIVSVGIFGSGWDADIYEWFTGAASIAVRGGGTAPGTLPAPADLTAAADRTAVSLSWSPVSGATSYELEADGAVLELGADASYEHAGLQPDTQHTYRVRAKNAEAQSEWSPAVTARTLPDTTVPASAIKVETETGTETESPMLGPNFTITNTGDGPVNLNDLKIRYYFTVDGEDIPLSIGFWSTVPADSAVPRFVTMPIPSDKADTYLEFGFKPEAGTLHPGSSVIIGTWINKSDWSNFNLSNDYSFNASGTSVPNMNVTAYLAGERVWGEEPVPLDLPPFPGGIEAVPADTSIALHWQPVEGAVSYVVLADGKPHEVSGTSFTHEWLRTGSRHTYKVKTKTEAKESVWSAPLSVKTTGLQDIPAPVNLKATKTDTSITLSWGAPPEAEITGYDIEVDGTVVDNGTATTYAHEGLEPGTAHTYRVRAKENSTLGAWSDLLTQNTTNTPTGPFDVRIDVDTSKDRAPISPYIYGTNDDLTGTEKWTSRRIGGNRLSTYNWENNASNSGDDAGHHSDNFVAHYYGGVPWHLEPTEPAIGITGFHQKSLDTGAYTLATLQTAGYVAKDANGTVHESQTAPSSRWVEVKPEKGAPFDAIPDTGDSYVYMDELVNYLVNKFGGASSPTGIRGYEIDNEPGIWRKTHPFMHPNPSGAEEVLNKGLALAKAVKKVDPDAEIFGPVTFGFDDMYSMQAASDWPQLQGSYDWYLDYYLDQFRAEGEKLGGKRLLDVLDVHWYPETEAGGYRIQDYRSNNVRETNLARLQAPRQLWDPSYSEPVETSRLFRWNSEFFPLIPRLNQTINTYYPGTKLAFTEYNYGGEDNVYGGIAQADVLGIYGKYGVYMANFWRMTGGATASTYITAAFKLYSDYDGNNSKFGDTKVRAETSDIENSSVYGSVYRDSDNNLHLIVLNKNNDYEMNASFNIDGGTTYTSARVWAFDGENDAVTERAPVEGIENNSFTYTIPKLTACHIVLSADPQ, translated from the coding sequence ATGATGGAAGCAACAAAAACGCTCAGGAGAAAACGATGGGCGGCCGCGGCGGCGGCCTGGCTGCTGCTGATTACCGGCGTCTTTCTTCCGCCGGAGCGGCAGGAGGCGCATGCGAACGCGGCGATCCAGGCGGCCGTGACGACGGAAGCGCCCGAAGTCGACCCCGGGGCAAGCACGACGTTCTATGTCGACGTCGCCTCTTCGGAATCGGCCGCGATCCTGGTCGATCTGGAAGTTTTCGACGCTTCGTTCAAACAGCGCGCGCAGCTGATCGTCGACCCCGTGCACGTCGAGGCCGGCGAAACGAAACGGGTTCCGATTATCTGGAACGTTCCGGCGTCGATGCCGGAGGGGTCTTATATTGTCAGCGTCGGCATTTTCGGTTCGGGCTGGGACGCCGACATTTACGAATGGTTCACGGGGGCGGCGTCCATCGCGGTCCGGGGCGGAGGCACGGCTCCGGGAACGCTGCCGGCGCCGGCGGATTTGACCGCGGCCGCGGATCGGACGGCGGTCTCGCTGAGCTGGAGCCCGGTCTCGGGGGCGACGAGCTACGAGCTGGAAGCCGACGGCGCGGTTCTCGAGCTCGGAGCGGACGCGTCCTACGAGCACGCGGGACTGCAGCCGGATACGCAGCATACGTACCGCGTCCGGGCGAAAAACGCCGAAGCCCAAAGCGAATGGAGCCCGGCCGTGACGGCGCGCACGCTGCCCGACACGACGGTTCCGGCATCCGCCATCAAGGTCGAAACGGAAACGGGGACGGAGACGGAATCGCCGATGCTCGGTCCGAACTTCACCATTACGAATACGGGCGACGGACCCGTCAATCTGAACGATTTGAAAATCCGCTATTACTTTACGGTTGACGGCGAGGACATTCCCCTGTCCATCGGATTCTGGAGCACGGTTCCCGCGGACAGCGCCGTCCCGCGCTTCGTGACCATGCCGATTCCTTCCGATAAGGCGGACACGTACTTGGAGTTCGGCTTCAAGCCGGAAGCCGGCACGCTCCATCCGGGATCGTCCGTCATCATCGGCACCTGGATCAACAAAAGCGACTGGTCCAACTTCAACCTAAGCAACGACTATTCGTTTAACGCCTCCGGCACCTCCGTTCCGAACATGAACGTAACGGCCTATCTGGCCGGGGAGCGCGTCTGGGGCGAGGAGCCGGTTCCGCTGGACCTGCCGCCGTTCCCCGGCGGCATCGAAGCCGTTCCTGCCGATACGTCGATTGCGCTCCATTGGCAGCCGGTAGAAGGCGCCGTTTCCTATGTCGTCCTGGCGGACGGCAAGCCGCACGAGGTAAGCGGAACGTCCTTCACGCACGAATGGCTGAGAACCGGCAGCCGTCATACGTACAAAGTAAAAACGAAAACGGAAGCGAAGGAAAGCGTGTGGAGCGCCCCGCTGTCCGTCAAAACGACCGGCCTGCAAGACATTCCGGCGCCCGTGAACCTGAAAGCGACGAAAACCGACACGTCGATCACGCTGTCGTGGGGAGCGCCGCCGGAAGCCGAAATTACCGGCTACGATATCGAAGTCGACGGAACCGTCGTCGATAACGGAACGGCAACGACGTACGCGCACGAAGGGCTGGAGCCGGGGACCGCGCATACGTACCGGGTGCGCGCCAAGGAAAATTCGACCCTCGGCGCCTGGAGCGATCTGCTGACGCAAAACACGACGAATACGCCGACCGGACCGTTCGACGTTCGGATCGATGTCGACACGTCGAAGGATCGGGCGCCGATCAGCCCGTATATTTACGGCACGAACGACGATTTGACGGGCACGGAAAAATGGACGTCCCGCCGCATCGGCGGCAACCGGTTGTCGACGTACAACTGGGAAAACAACGCTTCGAACTCCGGCGACGACGCCGGTCATCACAGCGACAATTTTGTCGCGCATTACTATGGAGGCGTGCCGTGGCATCTGGAGCCGACCGAGCCGGCCATCGGCATTACCGGCTTCCATCAAAAGTCGCTCGATACCGGCGCCTACACGCTGGCCACGCTGCAAACGGCGGGCTACGTAGCCAAAGACGCGAACGGTACCGTCCACGAAAGCCAAACGGCTCCCTCCTCGCGCTGGGTCGAAGTGAAGCCCGAAAAAGGAGCGCCGTTCGACGCAATTCCAGACACCGGCGATTCGTACGTCTATATGGACGAATTGGTCAACTATCTGGTGAACAAATTCGGGGGCGCCTCTTCGCCGACGGGAATCCGCGGCTACGAAATCGACAACGAGCCCGGCATTTGGAGGAAGACGCATCCGTTCATGCACCCGAACCCCTCCGGAGCGGAGGAAGTGCTGAACAAGGGGCTGGCGCTGGCCAAAGCGGTCAAAAAGGTGGACCCCGACGCGGAAATTTTCGGACCGGTAACGTTCGGCTTCGACGATATGTACAGCATGCAGGCGGCGTCGGACTGGCCGCAGCTGCAAGGCTCGTACGACTGGTACCTCGATTATTATCTCGACCAATTCCGCGCGGAAGGCGAAAAGCTGGGGGGCAAACGGCTGCTCGACGTGCTTGACGTCCACTGGTATCCGGAAACGGAAGCCGGAGGCTACCGGATTCAGGATTACAGGTCCAACAACGTGCGGGAAACGAACCTGGCCCGTCTGCAGGCTCCGCGCCAGCTGTGGGATCCGAGCTACAGCGAGCCGGTGGAAACCAGCCGCTTGTTCCGCTGGAACAGCGAGTTTTTCCCGCTGATCCCGAGACTGAACCAGACGATCAACACGTATTACCCGGGCACCAAGCTCGCCTTCACGGAGTACAACTACGGCGGCGAGGACAACGTCTACGGCGGCATCGCCCAGGCGGACGTATTGGGCATCTACGGCAAATACGGCGTTTACATGGCCAACTTCTGGAGAATGACGGGCGGCGCCACGGCTTCGACGTATATCACCGCGGCATTTAAATTGTACAGCGATTACGACGGCAACAATTCCAAGTTCGGCGATACGAAGGTAAGAGCCGAAACGTCCGATATCGAGAACAGTTCGGTATACGGCTCCGTCTATCGGGACAGCGACAACAACCTGCACCTGATCGTATTGAACAAAAACAACGATTACGAAATGAACGCCAGCTTCAACATCGACGGCGGAACGACGTACACGTCGGCGCGCGTATGGGCGTTCGACGGCGAAAATGACGCCGTAACGGAGCGCGCTCCGGTCGAGGGAATCGAGAACAATTCGTTTACGTATACGATTCCGAAGCTGACCGCTTGCCACATCGTCCTTAGCGCCGATCCGCAATAA